Proteins from a genomic interval of Medicago truncatula cultivar Jemalong A17 chromosome 3, MtrunA17r5.0-ANR, whole genome shotgun sequence:
- the LOC112420053 gene encoding protein FAR1-RELATED SEQUENCE 5-like, which produces MTVHFLDHHGSSKDTWHQMDGVIAKPWEGSCVTHWNMDIQEILNIFNAKNVSQVNEDCSEGLGGNNQSESDDFSSDENEGNTEAETNNEGYGCNFDSENGIECASDIEKINFKETCSEEIMSYHFPNREVAFMFYNWYGCSHGFAGRKSRVVRNVKGEIVQQTFLCHREGNRSERNRNPDVRKREHKPISRCGCEAKIQVHIDFDSGRWYIKFFDDVHNHSFLADKYERMLPAHRKMTEYDKYQMNTMRKSGISTSRIYGYFATQAGVFENVGYTRRDMYNEQLKGTGSNSSDADCAIEFLKAMCARDDMMYWRHTLNQDGTLRHLFWCDGISRMDYSVFGDVLAFDATYKKIRYNTPLVIFSGVNHHNQSVIFGSAIVGDETEESYIWLLETFVEAMEGKRPVSVITDGDLSMRKAIKSVFPNAHHRLCVWHLIRNVTSNIKDPKFLPKFKQCMFGDFEVDEFERRWADVVCEFGLENNNWVLEMYKKRKMWATAHIRGKFFAGFRTTSRCEGLHLEFSKYVTVLSNLHQFLQQFFRWLSCMRFREIESDYESSYGETLLQTPLKCLEKSASELYMRSVFRLFRPVLERACRCKVKRDVQVGSNFTYLVYKYPRKDIKWKVVFCQDSLKFECSCKRFETMGIACEHLVSVLVDLNVVVMPECIVLDRWTKNAKDSINAVNANSLSQRNPAFITSYVTFVERCKRMVNAAFECGNPEIIRQTIDMVETQTELLEAIARGEDVDLSMMGTQTGGSVGNPPRVRRKGGITASSSKAIERTKRSTPSCGICGKKGHNRKSCRFRGQSNMLSQSQTVDNSDNNDDDFMEENDEYNMFMSKVAEKLDCDQVHVWNVEVCYGVDSVYIPSEASSL; this is translated from the exons GTGTTACCCATTGGAACATGGATATACAAGAAATTCTCAATATATTTAATGCAAAAAATGTATCCCAAGTCAATGAGGATTGTTCTGAG GGTTTGGGAGGTAATAATCAGTCAGAGAGCGATGATTTTTCATCCGATGAAAACGAAGGTAACACTGAAGCAGAAACTAACAATGAAGGGTATGGATGCAACTTTGATTCTGAAAATGGTATAGAATGTGCTTCTGACAtagagaaaattaattttaaggaGACATGTTCGGAAGAAATAATGAGTTACCATTTTCCGAATCGTGAAGTTGCATTCATGTTTTATAACTGGTATGGTTGTTCACATGGATTTGCCGGTAGAAAGAGCCGGGTTGTTAGGAATGTTAAAGGTGAAATTGTGCAACAAACCTTTCTTTGCCATAGAGAGGGTAATAGGAGTGAGAGGAATAGAAATCCTGATGTTCGGAAAAGAGAGCATAAACCTATTAGTCGGTGTGGTTGCGAAGCAAAAATTCAAGTACATATTGATTTCGATAGCGGGCGTTGGTACATAAAATTTTTCGATGATGTTCACAATCATAGTTTTTTGGCTGACAAGTATGAGCGGATGCTGCCTGCACACAGGAAGATGACCGAATATGACAAATATCAAATGAATACAATGAGGAAATCTGGCATTTCAACGTCAAGGATTTATGGTTATTTTGCTACACAGGCTGGTGTTTTTGAAAATGTGGGCTATACAAGGAGAGACATGTACAATGAGCAATTGAAGGGGACAGGAAGCAATAGTTCTGATGCTGATTGTGCAATTGAATTCTTGAAGGCAATGTGTGCTAGGGATGATATGATGTACTGGAGGCATACTCTCAATCAGGATGGAACCCTTCGACACTTGTTTTGGTGTGATGGAATTAGTCGTATGGACTACTCGGTGTTTGGTGATGTTTTGGCCTTTGATgcaacctataaaaaaattaggtacAATACACCGTTAGTTATTTTTTCTGGCGTAAACCATCATAATCAAAGTGTTATATTTGGTAGTGCAATTGTGGGTGATGAAACTGAAGAAAGTTATATTTGGTTGTTGGAAACTTTTGTTGAAGCTATGGAGGGGAAGCGTCCGGTGTCCGTTATAACTGACGGTGATTTATCAATGAGAAAGGCAATAAAAAGTGTATTTCCAAATGCTCATCATCGTTTGTGTGTTTGGCATCTCATAAGAAATGTTACCAGCAACATCAAAGATCCCAAATTTTTACCTAAATTCAAACAATGCATGTTTGGTGATTTTGAGGTTGATGAGTTTGAGCGTCGGTGGGCGGATGTTGTGTGTGAATTTGGTTTGGAAAATAACAATTGGGTTTTGGAGATGTACAAGAAGCGTAAAATGTGGGCTACCGCTCATATTCGGGGAAAGTTTTTTGCCGGATTTAGGACAACTTCAAGGTGTGAAGGGCTGCACTTAGAATTTAGTAAGTATGTCACTGTTTTATCAAATTTGCATCAATTTTTACAACAATTTTTCCGGTGGTTGAGTTGTATGAGGTTTAGAGAAATAGAATCTGATTATGAATCTTCTTATGGAGAAACCCTTCTACAAACACCACTCAAATGTCTAGAAAAGTCTGCTTCAGAACTGTATATGAGGTCTGTTTTTAGGCTATTCAGGCCTGTGTTGGAGAGGGCATGTCGTTGCAAAGTTAAAAGGGATGTTCAAGTTGGTTCTAATTTTACTTACCTTGTTTACAAGTATCCCAGAAAAGATATTAAATGGAAAGTGGTATTTTGCCAAGATAGCCTTAAATTTGAATGTTCTTGCAAGAGGTTTGAGACTATGGGGATTGCTTGTGAACATTTGGTATCagttttggttgatttgaatgtTGTGGTGATGCCTGAATGTATTGTCTTGGATAGatggaccaaaaatgcaaaagaTTCAATCAATGCTGTCAATGCTAACAGTTTAAGTCAACGTAATCCGGCATTTATAACTAGTTATGTGACCTTTGTTGAGCGATGTAAGAGGATGGTCAATGCTGCTTTTGAGTGTGGGAATCCAGAAATCATACGTCAGACAATTGACATGGTAGAAACACAAACAGAATTGTTGGAAGCCATTGCAAGGGGTGAAGATGTTGATTTGTCAATGATGGGTACTCAAACTGGTGGCAGTGTAGGTAATCCACCACGGGTTAGGCGAAAAGGGGGAATAACTGCATCTTCGTCAAAGGCGATTGAAAGAACAAAACGCAGCACACCAAGTTGTGGAATTTGTGGAAAGAAGGGTCACAATCGCAAATCATGTCGTTTCCGTGGACAATCCAATATGTTATCACAGTCTCAAACTGTAGATAACTCGGACAACAATGATGACGACTTTATGGAAGAAAACGATGAATACAATATGTTCATG AGTAAAGTTGCCGAAAAGTTGGATTGTGACCAG GTTCATGTGTGGAATGTCGAAGTCTGTTATGGCGTGGACTCGGTGTACATTCCTTCTGAAGCTTCTTCGTTGTGa